In Apium graveolens cultivar Ventura chromosome 10, ASM990537v1, whole genome shotgun sequence, the following are encoded in one genomic region:
- the LOC141691631 gene encoding secreted RxLR effector protein 161-like codes for MVVRSLEKNKDPFRPREKGEELLGPEVSYLSAIGALIYLANCTRPGIAFSVNLLARHSSAPTRRHWTGVKQIFRYLRGTMDMGLFYSKDSKLELVGYADLGYRSDPHKGRSQTVNKRIPTTLYEDNEACIIQTREGYIKGDRTKHIDPKFFFAHELQQRGEIDVC; via the exons ATGGTTGTACGTTCACTAGAAAAGAACAAGGATCCATTCCGTCCAAGAGAAAAGGGAGAAGAACTTCTTGGTCCAGAAGTATCATATCTTAGTGCCATTGGTGCACTAATATATCTTGCCAATTGTACACGTCCTGGTATTGCATTTTCTGTTAACCTTTTGGCAAGACATAGTTCTGCGCCAACTCGAAGACATTGGACTGGTGTGAAACAAATATTTAGATATCTTCGAGGAACAATGGATATGGGTTTATTTTATTCTAAAGACTCAAAATTGGAATTAGTTGGTTATGCAGATTTAGGATATCGGTCTGATCCACACAAAGGAAGATCACAAACAG TCAACAAAAGAATTCCTACCACTTTGTATGAAGACAATGAAGCTTGTATCATTCAGACACGTGAAGGTTACATTAAAGGAGAtcggacaaagcacattgatccAAAATTCTTCTTTGCCCATGAACTTCAGCAAAGGGGAGAAATTGATGTTTGTTAG